One genomic segment of Desulfovibrio sp. UCD-KL4C includes these proteins:
- the wecB gene encoding non-hydrolyzing UDP-N-acetylglucosamine 2-epimerase — protein sequence MKKVFLVAGARPNLMKVAPIFRASRNLESIECDIVYTGQHYDRQMSQVFFEDLDIDEPKYNMGKSTGSHAEQTAAIMVSFEKMCVEHKPDLVVVVGDINSTLACSIAARKLHIPVAHVEAGLRSGDLDMPEELNRMVTDSISNLFFTTEEHGFENLLREGKDASSIFQVGNVMIDNLFYNVKRLGGDVTSGYESRLLKEKVGKYAFLTMHRPSNVDCKDVLKGIVSALNKISEKLPILFPIHPRTAKMMEEFSISFSENVHTFPPLSFRESLYLWKDAQVVITDSGGLQEETTALGIPCVTVRKNTERPVTIDLGTNVLAGVLEDDILREVEAARAKTGAPAPDIPGWDGHAAERIWGILIEYLNRD from the coding sequence ATGAAAAAAGTTTTCTTGGTAGCCGGAGCGCGTCCTAACCTGATGAAAGTAGCCCCTATTTTTAGGGCATCGCGTAATCTAGAATCTATTGAATGTGACATAGTTTATACGGGGCAGCATTATGATCGCCAGATGTCTCAGGTTTTCTTTGAAGATCTGGATATTGATGAACCTAAATATAATATGGGTAAATCTACGGGGTCCCATGCTGAACAGACTGCTGCGATAATGGTCTCCTTTGAAAAAATGTGTGTTGAACATAAGCCCGATTTAGTCGTTGTTGTTGGGGATATTAACTCCACTCTGGCTTGTTCCATTGCTGCTCGTAAACTGCATATCCCCGTAGCACATGTTGAAGCAGGACTAAGGAGTGGCGATCTGGATATGCCGGAAGAACTTAATCGTATGGTTACCGATTCAATCAGTAATTTATTTTTTACAACTGAAGAACACGGATTTGAAAACTTATTACGCGAAGGTAAAGACGCATCTTCAATTTTTCAGGTCGGTAATGTCATGATCGACAATTTGTTCTATAATGTAAAACGGCTGGGAGGTGATGTGACTTCCGGTTATGAATCGCGTCTATTAAAAGAAAAGGTTGGCAAATATGCTTTCCTGACCATGCATCGTCCTTCAAATGTAGATTGCAAGGATGTGTTGAAAGGTATTGTCTCCGCTCTCAATAAAATTTCAGAGAAATTGCCAATTCTGTTCCCTATTCATCCGCGCACAGCGAAGATGATGGAAGAGTTTTCGATTTCTTTTTCAGAGAATGTGCATACTTTTCCGCCTCTTTCGTTTCGTGAGTCTCTTTACCTGTGGAAAGACGCACAGGTTGTGATTACTGACAGCGGAGGATTGCAGGAAGAGACTACCGCTCTAGGTATTCCTTGCGTTACTGTGCGTAAAAATACAGAACGTCCTGTAACGATTGATCTGGGAACGAATGTTCTTGCCGGAGTTCTGGAAGATGATATTTTGCGAGAAGTAGAAGCTGCGCGGGCAAAGACAGGTGCGCCTGCTCCTGATATCCCCGGTTGGGACGGTCACGCCGCAGAACGTATCTGGGGAATCTTGATTGAGTATTTGAATCGGGATTAA
- the trxC gene encoding thioredoxin TrxC has product MPDSTSGSLHIVCSKCQAINRVISDKLIDNPTCGKCGELVLSSNPLDLNDSTFERFISKTDLPVLVDFWAPWCGHCRTMAPSFEAAAKELFPKILTVKVDTENSKAMAARFNIRSLPTIAIFKKGSEVNRISGAMSTQQIVEWAKSYL; this is encoded by the coding sequence ATGCCGGATTCTACTTCAGGTTCACTACATATTGTTTGCTCTAAGTGTCAGGCAATAAATAGAGTTATTTCAGATAAACTTATCGATAATCCTACATGCGGTAAGTGCGGTGAATTAGTGCTTAGTTCAAATCCTCTTGATTTGAATGATTCTACCTTTGAGAGGTTCATCTCAAAAACAGATCTGCCTGTACTGGTAGATTTTTGGGCTCCATGGTGCGGGCATTGCCGGACAATGGCTCCATCATTTGAGGCTGCTGCTAAAGAATTGTTTCCCAAAATTCTGACTGTTAAAGTGGATACTGAAAATTCAAAAGCGATGGCTGCCAGATTTAACATTAGATCATTACCAACTATAGCCATTTTTAAAAAAGGTAGCGAAGTAAATCGTATTTCTGGTGCTATGTCCACTCAGCAGATTGTGGAATGGGCAAAGTCGTATTTATAA
- a CDS encoding ketoacyl-ACP synthase III, with amino-acid sequence MKPIINTIEYYIPDETVDCLELDKRKPEWHVRNSLPKTGVRFLHHAEKDETTLQMAHNAAEKVLKNISKSEFPDTLIVCTQTPDNLLPHVSACLQHELGLPSSTKCFDISLGCSGFCYGLSTAYAYLAANISQRVLLVTVDNYSKIIDPDTNKAFLLFSDGACATIIDKPTIPPVFQFGTDGSRYKSIICENTGVSVTTGKDPEAPIPSPDFQMDGYKVLQFTIKTIPPEITKLAKTANISLDDIDLFIFHQASRKVLVEIGKKLSIPEEKLVIDLEEVGNITSSSIPIAMKRAEDRGELKRGDKILLFGFGIGLSWSGAIIEY; translated from the coding sequence ATGAAGCCTATTATTAATACAATAGAATACTATATCCCTGATGAAACAGTTGATTGTTTAGAGCTAGATAAACGCAAACCGGAATGGCATGTCCGCAATTCTCTACCCAAAACAGGCGTTCGTTTTCTACATCATGCAGAGAAAGATGAAACAACTCTTCAAATGGCTCACAACGCCGCTGAAAAAGTCCTTAAAAATATTTCAAAATCAGAGTTTCCGGACACTCTTATAGTCTGTACTCAAACTCCTGATAATCTTCTCCCGCATGTTTCGGCATGCTTACAGCACGAACTTGGACTTCCTTCATCCACCAAGTGTTTTGATATCAGCTTAGGTTGCAGCGGATTCTGTTACGGACTTTCAACAGCTTACGCTTATCTGGCTGCCAATATTTCTCAAAGAGTACTTCTTGTTACAGTTGATAATTACTCAAAAATTATCGACCCCGATACGAATAAAGCTTTCCTACTCTTTTCAGATGGGGCATGCGCAACCATCATCGATAAGCCAACTATTCCACCTGTCTTCCAGTTTGGAACTGATGGCAGTCGCTACAAATCTATTATATGCGAAAATACAGGAGTTAGTGTTACAACAGGTAAAGATCCTGAAGCACCAATTCCAAGCCCTGACTTCCAGATGGATGGTTACAAAGTTCTCCAATTTACAATCAAAACAATTCCTCCTGAAATAACTAAGCTTGCAAAGACTGCAAATATTTCACTTGATGACATTGACCTTTTCATCTTCCACCAAGCCAGCCGAAAAGTGCTTGTAGAGATTGGTAAAAAACTTTCCATACCGGAAGAAAAATTGGTTATCGACCTTGAAGAAGTAGGAAACATAACTTCATCTTCTATCCCCATCGCGATGAAAAGAGCTGAAGATCGCGGTGAGCTTAAACGCGGTGACAAAATATTACTATTCGGCTTCGGAATTGGACTCAGTTGGTCTGGAGCTATTATTGAATATTAG
- a CDS encoding GtrA family protein, which translates to MAELLINNRFLRFCCIGGLGFVVDSGITYGLVGLGFPSLAARIPAILIALTVCYKFHHGFTFRKEGKAPWRGWYKFLVSNSIGSSVNYGCYAVVLLVWPVAPLILPLAVGSGVALIVNYTLSTRYVFR; encoded by the coding sequence ATGGCAGAATTGTTGATAAATAACAGGTTTTTGCGTTTTTGCTGCATTGGCGGACTGGGGTTTGTAGTTGATTCTGGGATTACATATGGCCTTGTTGGCTTAGGTTTTCCGTCTCTTGCTGCAAGAATTCCTGCAATATTAATTGCTTTGACTGTATGTTATAAGTTTCACCACGGATTTACTTTCCGCAAAGAAGGTAAAGCTCCTTGGCGCGGGTGGTATAAGTTTTTAGTGTCTAACAGTATTGGCAGCAGTGTTAACTACGGGTGCTACGCTGTAGTTCTGCTTGTGTGGCCTGTCGCGCCGCTTATTCTACCACTGGCTGTAGGGTCTGGAGTAGCTTTGATTGTAAATTACACTTTATCCACACGCTATGTTTTTCGGTGA
- a CDS encoding glycosyltransferase family 9 protein, producing the protein MNDITAINPKRILVCQLRQIGDVVLSTASISLLHKKFPLAEIHIYTEEKCVPVFDNNPAVKHVWSINKNDLRNPFKALAFYRKVGKAGYDLVVDFQQLPRCRWMLLFCDAPVRLSFNPPWYNRFLYTNWPESIPGGYAAKYKAGVLKPLGIEWEDAKPQIFISEKERKDAGLCLASLGVKDDEILITLDPSHRRYTRRWPAEHYGKLISLLAERIKNIKFFIIYGPGEKDIAVKVKSISGLASRCVMLEKAGSLRLMAALIKRAVLHIGNCSAPRHFAVGVGTPSITIPGSSSSAWTFPSPDHIEVVPELECQPCSCESCSRGDLACLNDLSPEDVLVKVLDKL; encoded by the coding sequence GTGAATGATATAACTGCAATTAATCCGAAGAGAATTCTGGTCTGTCAATTACGGCAAATCGGGGATGTCGTTTTATCTACGGCATCCATATCTTTGTTGCATAAAAAATTTCCGTTGGCTGAGATTCATATCTACACCGAAGAAAAATGCGTTCCTGTTTTTGATAATAATCCTGCAGTTAAGCATGTTTGGTCCATTAATAAGAATGATCTGCGTAATCCATTTAAAGCATTAGCTTTTTATCGTAAAGTAGGAAAGGCTGGTTATGACCTTGTTGTAGACTTTCAGCAGCTTCCCAGGTGTCGGTGGATGCTTTTATTTTGTGATGCACCTGTGCGGCTTTCATTTAATCCTCCGTGGTACAATCGGTTTTTATATACGAACTGGCCTGAGTCTATCCCAGGTGGTTACGCAGCAAAATATAAGGCTGGGGTTCTAAAACCTTTAGGGATAGAATGGGAAGATGCTAAACCCCAGATTTTTATCAGCGAGAAGGAACGGAAGGACGCTGGATTATGTCTTGCTTCACTTGGTGTAAAGGACGATGAGATTTTAATTACTTTAGATCCTTCTCACAGAAGATATACCAGAAGATGGCCGGCAGAACATTATGGCAAACTAATCTCGTTGTTGGCTGAACGGATTAAAAATATTAAATTTTTTATTATTTATGGCCCCGGAGAGAAGGACATAGCGGTAAAAGTTAAATCAATATCTGGTCTTGCGAGCAGATGTGTAATGCTTGAAAAAGCAGGGTCATTGCGACTTATGGCCGCTCTTATTAAGCGAGCTGTTTTACATATAGGGAACTGCTCTGCGCCGAGGCATTTTGCCGTTGGAGTCGGGACACCGAGTATAACAATTCCAGGTTCTTCTAGTAGTGCGTGGACTTTTCCTTCTCCTGATCACATAGAAGTGGTGCCTGAGCTTGAATGCCAGCCATGTAGCTGTGAAAGTTGTTCCAGAGGTGATCTGGCATGTCTTAACGATTTATCTCCTGAAGATGTGCTCGTGAAGGTTTTAGATAAACTTTGA
- the mrtJ gene encoding JDVT-CTERM system glutamic-type intramembrane protease, with protein sequence MLEIKNRSFMVYEFFVNRIIKGSWNQLKWGACSFTDPIFYLFLSFGFVGLYVPSPDLKLSLALLFAKAFIEELFFRFLLQEGLDRFLRYKYRVGPLSLANVLASLIFSSMHLVSQPLNWAALTFIPSLAFGFIWQRYRSVVPGTIIHFAYNAFLFYQFM encoded by the coding sequence ATGTTGGAGATTAAAAATAGGTCATTTATGGTTTATGAATTTTTCGTAAACAGAATTATTAAAGGGAGTTGGAATCAGCTGAAATGGGGAGCATGTAGTTTTACTGACCCTATTTTTTATCTGTTTTTATCTTTTGGCTTTGTCGGGCTCTACGTACCAAGTCCTGATTTAAAGCTTTCGCTTGCATTGCTGTTTGCTAAGGCTTTCATAGAAGAATTGTTTTTCAGATTTCTTCTTCAAGAGGGTCTTGATCGTTTTTTACGTTATAAGTACAGGGTTGGCCCTCTTAGTCTTGCTAATGTTCTCGCTTCACTTATTTTTTCAAGTATGCATTTAGTTAGCCAACCTTTAAACTGGGCTGCACTCACTTTTATTCCTTCACTTGCTTTTGGATTTATATGGCAACGCTACCGTAGCGTTGTTCCGGGAACAATCATTCATTTTGCTTATAATGCCTTTTTGTTCTATCAGTTCATGTAA
- the gspD gene encoding type II secretion system secretin GspD, with product MFKLLYKVVIALAIAITLMSSGAFAQPEGGDSVHANLESISLAEFVKFVGRYTGRNIVFNKAILPGSHISIYAGQSLTEPELMAVFQQVLSGAGFYAVTRDNVTYILPSRDAKMISPTIKSNSLGGSGEEIVTSVFQLAGKMAPDKVTDLLKPFASQIGQVTAVPMADAVLVRDLQSNVDKMRKLLGIVRKIGAGQDTAIIDLQKTSAKSVAAKLESFYKKLSTVGKVGNVPVIESVEWANSLLVSGSADQLTTIRTLVSKLDKATDSYSKLKVYRLHNIEAVVAGDVLKSLVTGGGIPSSKSSAEGGAGAKASDKNDSLGSDNNDGMQVSADETTNTLIVMADATQIPQIDKFVEQLDQPQDQVYIEALVMETTLSNAKEFGVEWEGAVKMGDSVSTIGNTKTSGSNLASYAANPSAMPGGFSMGVLGDMISYGGKSYPSIAALVNFTKSSSDFNLISAPQIMAIDNSEAEIFVGENRPYKTGESSTSGDSVVATYSYKDVGIKLNIKPHINREDGMVKLELYQTYNQMSTSGTLELPVTTDRTTKTTVLLADGSTMVIGGLIQSNKSRGQSGVPYLSDLPLLGWLFKTQTNSDDKSTLMIFLSARIIRTNEQLEALSQAKMNKYRNQRVRINSFIEKEFNTYKNNDTSKNKPEVSSTQSDG from the coding sequence ATGTTTAAATTATTATATAAAGTAGTGATTGCACTGGCTATAGCCATTACGCTCATGTCATCAGGGGCTTTTGCCCAACCTGAAGGCGGTGATTCTGTTCATGCTAACTTGGAAAGTATCTCTCTAGCAGAATTTGTAAAATTTGTCGGACGATATACTGGACGAAATATTGTCTTTAATAAAGCAATCTTACCAGGGAGTCATATAAGTATCTACGCAGGGCAGTCTTTGACTGAACCTGAACTTATGGCTGTTTTTCAGCAAGTTCTTTCAGGCGCAGGGTTTTATGCTGTTACACGTGACAACGTAACTTATATACTGCCCTCAAGAGATGCCAAGATGATTTCTCCAACTATTAAATCTAATTCCTTAGGTGGGTCGGGGGAAGAGATTGTTACTTCTGTTTTTCAGCTCGCAGGGAAGATGGCTCCGGATAAGGTGACAGATCTTTTGAAGCCCTTTGCCTCACAGATTGGACAAGTTACTGCAGTTCCAATGGCTGATGCCGTGCTTGTCCGGGATTTGCAGTCAAATGTTGATAAAATGCGTAAATTGCTTGGAATTGTTCGTAAAATTGGAGCCGGGCAGGATACAGCGATTATTGACTTACAAAAAACAAGTGCAAAGTCTGTCGCCGCTAAGCTTGAGTCGTTTTATAAGAAACTGTCAACTGTGGGTAAAGTTGGTAACGTTCCTGTCATTGAATCAGTCGAGTGGGCAAACAGTCTTCTTGTTTCAGGAAGCGCAGATCAGTTGACCACTATACGCACTCTTGTTTCGAAGCTTGATAAGGCAACTGACTCATATTCTAAGCTTAAAGTTTATCGGTTGCATAATATTGAGGCTGTTGTTGCCGGAGATGTTTTAAAAAGCCTGGTCACCGGTGGTGGTATCCCTAGCTCAAAAAGCTCTGCTGAGGGTGGTGCTGGAGCTAAGGCTTCCGATAAAAATGATTCATTAGGCTCTGATAATAATGATGGCATGCAGGTTTCAGCAGATGAGACGACTAATACCTTAATTGTTATGGCCGATGCCACTCAAATTCCTCAGATAGATAAATTTGTTGAGCAGCTCGATCAGCCTCAAGATCAGGTTTACATAGAAGCACTTGTTATGGAAACTACACTTAGCAATGCCAAAGAGTTCGGGGTTGAATGGGAGGGAGCTGTAAAAATGGGCGACAGTGTTTCTACTATAGGAAACACTAAGACATCTGGTAGTAATTTAGCAAGCTATGCTGCTAATCCAAGTGCTATGCCTGGTGGATTTTCCATGGGGGTTTTGGGGGATATGATTTCGTATGGAGGCAAGAGCTATCCTTCAATTGCTGCTTTAGTTAATTTTACTAAATCTTCCTCAGACTTTAATCTTATTTCAGCTCCTCAGATTATGGCAATTGATAATTCTGAAGCAGAGATCTTTGTAGGTGAAAACAGGCCGTATAAAACAGGTGAAAGTTCTACTTCAGGGGATTCTGTTGTTGCCACGTACTCATATAAAGACGTTGGTATAAAACTTAATATTAAGCCGCATATTAATCGTGAAGATGGAATGGTAAAGCTTGAACTGTACCAGACATATAACCAGATGAGTACGTCTGGGACACTGGAGCTTCCCGTCACAACTGACCGTACTACAAAAACAACAGTCCTTCTAGCTGATGGCTCAACGATGGTCATTGGTGGTTTAATCCAATCCAATAAATCTAGAGGACAAAGTGGTGTTCCATATCTTTCTGATTTGCCGCTGCTGGGGTGGCTGTTTAAAACTCAGACTAACAGTGATGACAAAAGTACTTTAATGATTTTCTTATCTGCTCGTATAATCAGAACAAATGAGCAGCTTGAAGCTCTCAGTCAGGCTAAAATGAATAAGTATCGCAATCAGAGAGTCAGGATAAATAGTTTTATTGAAAAAGAATTTAATACTTATAAAAATAACGATACTTCGAAAAATAAACCTGAAGTATCTTCAACCCAGTCTGATGGTTAA
- a CDS encoding GspE/PulE family protein, with translation MKSSYDLSTVPRDVVDLFLTFPQRSEFIPVEVSDREIKVLLQNESSLPMADFLAWKLGKKVTTKIVEEDQFFPLLEQALTVWEEESSIESESEEGGAGEDGEDLLGWSHDDAPIVRLVNKTMHQAITSGASDIHFEGQGNNFVVRYRQDGVLKAVKRLDRGLQATIIARIKVMGEMDVAESRKPQDGRIFIKLGQKEVDVRVSTIPTMSGEKAVLRILDRSKNILNLEDLGLKGKDLELFRKVLAQPHGIVLVTGPTGSGKTTSLYAGLSELPREDKNIVTVEDPVEYQLSGINQVQVNKAAGMTFATTIRSFLRQDPDIILVGEIRDQETASTAVQAALTGHLVLSTLHTNDAATAVTRMLDMGIEPFLLASSLSLVLGQRLVRVNCPHCSETVSVSEHTIKLFDDMEDLPTVQTAGTGCEHCNFTGFSGRKGVYELIPVTEDMRGLIMDVVSADRIKAYAKEQGRETMVDHGIRLVRQGITTLEEVVRVTKL, from the coding sequence TTGAAAAGTTCATATGACCTTAGTACGGTTCCTCGTGACGTAGTGGATCTTTTTTTAACATTTCCACAACGAAGTGAGTTTATTCCTGTAGAAGTCAGCGACCGCGAGATTAAGGTGTTGCTTCAGAATGAAAGTTCGTTACCGATGGCCGATTTTCTTGCTTGGAAGCTGGGGAAAAAAGTTACAACAAAAATTGTTGAAGAAGATCAATTTTTCCCATTGCTCGAGCAGGCATTGACTGTTTGGGAAGAAGAAAGTTCCATAGAGTCTGAATCTGAGGAAGGTGGAGCAGGCGAAGACGGCGAAGATCTTTTGGGCTGGTCTCATGATGATGCTCCAATTGTTCGTCTTGTGAATAAGACTATGCATCAGGCCATAACTTCTGGAGCAAGTGATATTCATTTTGAAGGTCAGGGCAACAATTTTGTTGTTCGCTATCGGCAGGATGGAGTACTTAAAGCCGTTAAACGTCTAGATAGAGGGCTGCAAGCGACAATTATTGCGCGTATTAAAGTTATGGGTGAGATGGATGTTGCGGAGAGTCGTAAGCCGCAGGACGGAAGAATTTTTATTAAACTCGGACAGAAAGAAGTTGATGTCCGTGTCTCTACAATTCCTACAATGAGCGGAGAAAAGGCTGTTCTGCGTATCCTAGACCGCTCAAAAAATATACTTAACCTCGAAGATTTAGGTCTCAAAGGTAAAGATCTTGAGCTATTCCGAAAAGTTCTTGCTCAGCCGCATGGGATTGTTCTTGTCACAGGGCCTACAGGGTCCGGTAAAACTACAAGTCTTTATGCAGGACTCAGTGAATTGCCTCGCGAAGATAAAAATATCGTTACTGTTGAAGATCCTGTTGAATATCAACTTTCCGGGATTAATCAGGTTCAGGTAAATAAAGCCGCGGGCATGACTTTTGCCACCACAATTCGTTCATTCCTTAGACAGGATCCTGATATTATTCTGGTTGGTGAAATTCGAGATCAGGAAACAGCCAGTACTGCAGTGCAGGCTGCGCTTACGGGTCATCTTGTTCTTTCCACATTGCATACCAATGACGCCGCAACAGCTGTGACCAGAATGCTTGATATGGGGATTGAACCATTTTTGCTTGCGTCGTCTCTTTCATTAGTTCTCGGACAAAGGCTGGTTAGAGTTAACTGTCCTCATTGCTCTGAAACAGTTTCGGTTTCTGAACATACTATTAAGCTTTTTGACGATATGGAAGATTTACCTACGGTTCAAACGGCCGGCACTGGCTGCGAGCATTGTAATTTTACAGGGTTCAGTGGTCGAAAAGGTGTTTACGAATTAATTCCAGTGACTGAAGACATGCGTGGCCTTATTATGGATGTCGTGTCTGCTGACCGCATTAAAGCTTACGCTAAAGAACAGGGCCGCGAAACTATGGTCGATCATGGAATCCGCCTTGTTCGTCAGGGGATAACTACTCTTGAAGAAGTTGTCAGGGTTACAAAGCTGTAA
- a CDS encoding STT3 domain-containing protein, which translates to MRQEFQKPAWMNDWKVFLIFSLISFAFAFGLRCLDLQKWSNPSFIVHGEYIMGTHDAYYWLAGAKGVGSAVGNPMSELVRFLGSLTGVQYGNIAFWLPAVFAGFCAIAAFAWGMLVRGPWVGLVSAVYATSIPAYYFRTRLSYYDTDVVTLFLPLLISVLLARWVCQGIRTSWLPQKGAEIKFNPTLIDYCLPIFAGAIAAYGKLWHSDVLTFAILVALIALGLSVVCGTKNNRPELLRGLVLFFLVAFVGWIGFVLAILFLIAMSFSAVRDHKFYNSIYLYLLILLAIFALSGLGQDLLVVISMKIGSYIKPVADTSTGISGPQYPGIAQSVIEAQNISFDALFSNLTGSIFLGWLGFLSFVFVVLVNPTSLFLAPFAAITFAAVYMGGRFAMFGGIALGLGLSFTLACFIERYANFTTNKLVLGVVQSLVIVGLLFSNIFTIYEGAPATPIMGKSHAKALIEAGKKMSDDSTVWTWWDWGYATMYYTGVNSFANGGNHAGRILYPLSLAFTTPSYLQSSQLIKFSAANGNNPAAVWSKISAKKVHKMIQYLGQSKVNFPKTAKQYLVVSWENIRLAYWILYYGGWDVISGSSIHPTVLSVTKPFDLNFESGEFAIRGESQISLSSYDFLRRKQRNFKVFPNSVGPHLLYNEPSTQAFLVDDFVNSSMLVRLLIEDPSTPELASHFKLVYEGFPLVRIYEVI; encoded by the coding sequence ATGAGGCAGGAATTTCAAAAACCGGCTTGGATGAATGATTGGAAAGTTTTTTTAATTTTTTCATTGATATCATTTGCATTCGCATTTGGACTTAGGTGTTTGGATTTGCAGAAATGGAGTAACCCTTCATTTATTGTTCATGGTGAATACATAATGGGAACACATGACGCCTATTATTGGCTTGCCGGAGCAAAAGGGGTTGGAAGCGCCGTAGGCAATCCTATGTCGGAACTGGTACGTTTTCTAGGTAGCTTAACTGGCGTTCAATACGGTAATATTGCATTTTGGCTTCCGGCTGTATTTGCAGGTTTTTGTGCAATCGCCGCCTTTGCTTGGGGTATGCTTGTTCGCGGTCCTTGGGTTGGGCTGGTAAGTGCAGTGTATGCGACATCCATTCCTGCATACTACTTTCGAACTAGACTTTCATATTACGATACAGATGTTGTGACTCTTTTTTTACCTCTTTTAATCTCTGTCCTTCTTGCAAGATGGGTTTGCCAAGGGATTAGAACATCATGGCTTCCTCAAAAAGGAGCAGAAATAAAATTTAATCCTACACTGATTGATTATTGTCTTCCTATTTTCGCTGGGGCCATAGCTGCATATGGTAAATTATGGCATAGTGATGTTTTAACCTTTGCTATTCTTGTCGCGCTTATTGCACTTGGCCTTTCTGTTGTCTGCGGAACTAAAAATAATCGTCCTGAACTTCTGCGTGGCTTGGTCCTGTTCTTTTTGGTTGCCTTTGTCGGTTGGATTGGTTTTGTTCTTGCGATTTTGTTCCTGATTGCAATGTCGTTTTCAGCTGTCAGAGATCATAAATTTTATAATAGTATTTATTTATACTTGTTAATACTGCTGGCTATTTTTGCCTTAAGTGGATTGGGGCAAGATTTGCTAGTTGTCATTTCTATGAAAATTGGCTCCTATATTAAGCCCGTTGCTGATACTTCAACAGGGATCTCAGGGCCACAATATCCAGGTATAGCTCAAAGTGTCATTGAGGCTCAAAATATAAGTTTTGATGCTTTGTTTTCGAATTTGACGGGAAGTATTTTTTTGGGATGGTTAGGATTTTTATCATTCGTTTTTGTAGTCTTAGTTAATCCAACGAGTCTCTTTTTGGCCCCGTTTGCCGCAATAACCTTTGCTGCTGTTTATATGGGCGGGCGTTTTGCTATGTTCGGCGGTATTGCGTTGGGGCTCGGGCTAAGTTTTACATTAGCTTGTTTTATTGAGCGTTATGCTAATTTTACGACAAATAAATTAGTGTTAGGTGTTGTCCAGTCTTTAGTCATAGTCGGTCTTCTTTTTTCAAATATATTTACAATATACGAAGGGGCTCCTGCAACTCCTATAATGGGGAAAAGTCACGCAAAAGCTTTGATTGAAGCCGGCAAGAAAATGTCTGATGATAGTACTGTGTGGACGTGGTGGGATTGGGGTTATGCTACTATGTACTACACTGGGGTTAATTCATTCGCGAATGGCGGAAATCATGCTGGTCGTATTTTATACCCACTTAGTTTGGCCTTCACTACTCCTTCATATTTACAGTCTAGCCAGCTTATTAAATTTAGTGCTGCTAACGGTAACAATCCTGCTGCTGTCTGGAGTAAGATTTCAGCAAAAAAAGTGCATAAAATGATTCAATATTTGGGACAAAGTAAAGTTAACTTTCCGAAAACAGCTAAGCAGTATTTGGTGGTAAGTTGGGAAAATATTAGACTTGCATACTGGATACTTTACTATGGCGGTTGGGATGTCATAAGTGGAAGTAGTATACATCCTACGGTTCTTTCTGTCACTAAACCTTTTGACTTGAATTTTGAGTCTGGGGAATTTGCAATTAGAGGAGAATCTCAAATATCCTTATCTTCTTATGATTTTTTAAGAAGAAAGCAGAGAAATTTTAAAGTATTCCCCAATTCAGTAGGCCCGCATCTTTTGTATAATGAGCCGAGTACGCAAGCCTTCCTTGTTGATGACTTTGTAAACTCAAGTATGCTCGTAAGATTATTGATTGAAGATCCTTCTACACCTGAATTGGCTAGCCATTTTAAACTTGTTTATGAGGGTTTTCCATTAGTTAGAATTTATGAAGTTATTTAG